The segment TCACCGCCACCTTCGGCGCGCTGTATCAGGAACGCCATGCGTCGGGCATCACGACGGCCATCTCGACCGCGCAATACACGGGCGCCTCGTTGCCCGCGACGCTCAGTGGCGGCAGCAGCACGCTCGTCACGCCGGACCAGCATCTGAACACGAACTTGCAACTCTATACTGCCGGCTTGCGCTACAACCTGAATCAGGACTGGACGCTTTCGGCCTCATACAGCTTTAGCAAGAGCACGCGGTATCGGAACGAGAGCACGTACAATCTGCTCGATCCAGCGGGCAACTACGACGACTTTCGCTTCGAAGGCAAGGAAGGGCATCAGCTGAATGCGTGGCAGGTCATGGCCGAAGGGCTCGTAAAGACCGGGCCGCTGCAACATCAGCTCGTGTTCGGCGCCGCGTATCAGAAGCAAACCAACGACAACACCGCGAACAGTTTCTACGACCAGATCGGCACGGGCAACATCTATCAGCCGAACGTCAATCGCTACGACAGTTCGGGCTTCTACACCTATCGCAACGCGGACATCACGCAGAAAGCGCTGTTCGCAAGCGATACCATCGCGCTCACCGAACGCTGGTCGGTGCTCGGCGGCGTGCGCTATACGAATTACGAGCAGCACGGCTACGGTATCGACGGCACGACGACTTCGACTTACTCGCAAAACGGCGTGGTGACGCCGAGCGTCGCGCTGATGTTCAAGCTCACGCCGGGCACGACGCTCTATGCGAGCTACGTCGAATCGCTGGAAGCGGGCAATGTCGTCGGCGACTTCTACGCGAATGCCGGAGCGATCCTCAACCCGCTGCGCAGCAAGCAATACGAAGTCGGCGTGAAGAGTCAGAACGAGCGCTGGAGCGCGACGGCTGCGCTGTTCCGCATCGAACGCGGCGCGCAATACGCCAATGGCGATAACGTCTTCGTGGAAGATGGCGAGTCCATCTTCGAAGGCATGGAAGCGGGCGCGGATGTTCGCATCGGTCGGGACTGGACGGTCGGCGGCGATCTGATGTGGATCGCGACGCACTACAAGAAAGGCTCGACATTCGACGGCAATCGCGTCGCGGGTGCGCCCGGCTTCGTCGCGGCGGCGCACGTGAATTATGCGGTGCCCGTGGTTCCGGGCCTGACGCTTGGCGCCAATGCGAAGTTCACGGGCAACACGAACCTGCGTCCGTCCGGCGATCTGAACGTGCCGGGCTTCATGATCTACAGCCTTGGCGCGACTTACACGACACGCATCGCGGGACATAACGTCGGCGTGCGCGCGGCTATCGACAATCTGACGAATCGGCGTTACTGGGAATTCCAATATGCCGACTACATTCAGCCTGGCGAGCCGCGCACGGTTTCAGTCAATGCGCGTCTGGAGTTTTAAGGAGGATCGGGGCGTTGCAACCTGGGCGCCCCTTCTCGCCTTCACGCTCAAGCGACCGGAATGGGATTGTCCGTCACGAACTGATTGAACTGCTCGACGAACGCATGTTCATTCGGTCCGGCGTTATCGCGCAGCGGCTTCGCGGCATCGACCACGACTTCCGTCGTCGCTTCCGGCAGCTTCTGCATGATTTCGGCGATGAACGCTTCCAACTGCATCGCGCGCGGATCGCCGCTCTTGTGGACCAAGTCCGTATCCACCCACGGCGGCGCGATCTCCAGCACGCGCACGCTCGAATCGCGCAGCACGAAGCGTTGCGACATCGAATACGAATGGATTGCCGCCTTGGTCGCCGAATACAGCGCGGTCGCGGCGAGCGGCACGAACGCGAGCACCGAACTGTTGTTGACGATATACGCCTGTTGCTGCGTCTTCAGATGTTCGACGAACGCCGCGCTCACGCGCACCGTGCCGAGCAGATTCGTGTCGATGAGGCGCACCGCGGCTTCATCGTCGAGCGCGCCGCCTGCATCGTCGAACGGCATGATGCCCGCGTTGTTGATGACGACATTCAACGCCGGATACTTTGCGATCAATTGCGCGGCGACGCTGCGAATCTGCGCGGCGTCGGCGATATCGAGTTCAACCGTGTCGATGCCCGGATTCGCGCTTGCGACTTCATCGAGCAGCGCACGGCGCCGTCCCGCGACGATCACCTGATTGCCGCGCTGATGAAACGCTTCCGCCAACGCGCGGCCAATGCCCGAAGTGCCGCCCGTGATGAAGATGGTATTGCCCGTGGTTTTCATGGTCAGTCCAAATGTGGAAAAGAGAACGATGGTTCAGGCCGCGTAGCGCGCGGCGGGTGCGTTGGTCGACAGTTCAGGCGCCATCGCCTGACGCGCGGCTTCGTACGCCTGGTACTTGGCGCCGTCGTGCAGCGAGGGAATCGTCACCAGTTCGCCGCGCTCGAAGCCGATTAGCGAGGCATCGACCATGTCGGCCGCCGACATCACGATTGCGGGGTCCAGATTGTCGATAGGGAGCCCGCCGCTTTCCCAGAAGTCCGTCGCCGTCGCGCCTGGCAACACGGCCTGCACGCGCACGCCTTTCGCCGCGAGTTCGTGATGCAGCGACTGGCTGAAGGCCAGCACGAACGCCTTGGTGCCCCCATAGACGCCGTTGAGCAACTCCGGCGCAATACTCACGATAGACGCGATATTGATCACCGCGCCCTTGCCGCGCGCGACGAAGCCCGGCACCGCCGCATAAGTCAGGCGGGTGAGCGCGGTCACGTTGAGGTCGATCATGCGGGTCATTGCATCGACGTCGCTGTCGAGCAAAGGCGTATGCGTACCGACGCCCGCGTTATTCACCAGCAGCGTGATGCTCGCGTCGTCCTTCAGCTTCGCTTCGACACGCGCGAGCGCCGTGCGGTCGTTGAGATCGGCATCGATGATCTCGACGCCCTTCTGCGTTTCATTACTGATACGTTCGGCTAGCGCGGCAAGCTTCTCGCGGTTGCGCGCCACGAGGATAAGGTCGTAGCCCGAACGCGCAAGACGCTCGGCATAGACCGCGCCGATGCCCGACGATGCGCCCGTGACGAGGGCCGTGCCGCGATGGTTCTGAGACATGATGTCACTCCGGTTCGAATGGTGGTGGTGAATCCGTGAGTAGATTCTGCGCGGAATTGACCGCGACCGAAATGACGTATATGGTCGTGTTTTCGGACAAACGACTTTTTTCGGACATCGAGGACGAGGAAACATGCACAGCATCGGCTATCTGTTGAGCGACGGCTTTCAGGTGATGGCAATCGCGTCGCAGTCGGTGTTCGAATACGCCAACCACGTAGCGGGCGAGCCCTTTTATCGGATGGCCAACTATTCGGCGCACGGCGGCGAGGTGTGTTCGTCGTTAGGCATGAGCGTCGGCACGCGCCGGGTCAGTGCGCGTGCCTCCGTGGACACATGGATCGCGGCGGGCGTGAACACGCCGCTCGACACACCGCCGCCTCGAGAAATACTGGCGTTCCTGCGTCGCACGGGTACGCGGGCGCGGCGCATCGCGGGCATTTGCACGGGCAGCTTCGTGCTCGCGGAAGCCGGGCTGCTGTCGAACCGGCGCGCGACCACGCACTGGTTCTACGCACGCGAGATGCAAAGCCGCTTTCCCGATGTGCGCATCGAGGACGATCGCATTTACATCGTCGATGGTCCTATCTGGACGTCTGCGGGCATGACTGCCGGTCTGGATCTCGCACTCGCGATGGTCGAAAAAGATCTCGGCCCGGACGTTGCGCGCTCTGTCGCGCACAAGCTCGTGATGCCGCAAAGGCGTTCGGGCGGCCAGTCGCAGCATTCGGAGATGCTCGATCTCGCGCCGAAATCAGACCGCATTCAGAACGCGCTCAACTATGCACGCAAGAATCTGGGCCGGCCGCTGACGGTCGAGGAACTCGCGGGCGAGGCGCATCTCAGTCCGCGTCAATTCAGCCGCGTGTTCACGGAGGAGACGGGGCAATCGCCTGCGAAGGCCATCGAAGCGTTGCGGCTGGAAGCAGCGCGCCTGATGATCGAAAAAAGCCGGCATCCGCTGGAGACCATCGCGAAGGAAACGGGGTTTCGGGATCGCCGGCATATGCGCGAGGCGTTCATGCGCGGGTTTGGCTTGCCGCCGCAAGAGGTCAGGCGGCGGGTTTAGCGTTGCATAGGCAGGCTAATCAGCGCGGCGCGGATACGACTTCCAGCGCCACGAGGTTCGAAACATAGCGCCCGGCCTTGCCGTCGTTGGGGATCACGAGGCGCGCAAAACCGGTGGATGTCAGCGGGGCGCCATTCATCGCATAAGCGACGATGTCGGGCTGATTGCCAAAGTCCGGCGACAGTTCGGCAAGAGAAATCACAACGCGATAGCCATCGCTGCCGGTTGCGATCACGTAGAAGCCGAGCAAGTCGTTTTTAGTCGCAGTGTTGGTCTGGATGCCCGCTGCGTTGATCAGGTCCCACAGGCTCGCGCCCGTGTAGCTATTTCCGCCAGCCGTGCGCGTGACGGGAGGCAGCGCCTGCAATGCTGCCGTGTCGAAAGTCGCCGGGTGATTCAGCGCACCGAGAAGCTGGAACTGCGTCGTGAGACCGCCGCCGCCCGCCGTGACCGTGGACATCGCGGAATGGACTTCGAGCTTGACGAGGTTCGAGACGTATCGGCCGCCTTTGACGTCGCCGGGAGCAGTGACGCGCAGTGGACCGTCCGTGCTGTTGAGTGCCGCGCTCGCGCCGTTGAGCGTCTCGGCATAGGCCACCAGATCGCCGCGATTGCCGAAGTCCGGACTCAGTTCGCCCATTGCGAACAGCGCGCGATAGTTGTCGCTGCCGGTCGCCACGACATACTTGCCCAGCACGTCGTTGTGAACCGCCGAATTGACGACGATGCCAGCCTGGTTCAACACGGACCACACCGTCGCGCCGGTGTAGACGTGGCTTTGCTGGCCCGTGCCGCTGCCGAAGGAAACGGTTTGCGTGGTGGCCGGAAGTGCCTGGATCTGCGCGAGTGTGAGATTGCCCGGCGTGGCGACTTCACCGGACACGGACAAGGTCGCTTTCGGTGCGGGTGGCGAGTCGTCGTTGCCGCCGCAGGCCGTGACCGCGAACGGGAGCAACGCGAGCAAAAGCAGCAGCGAGGCAAGACGCTTGAAGTCGTGTGCGAAGCTCATCGGTGAGGTCCTTTATTCCGGGATCGTTATCGTCGATATATCGGCTCGCTATATCTACGCCGATACAACGCATAACGCTTACAGAATCGAAGGGAAATGGCAATGGGTAGTAGCAACTAGGAACAACGATGGGCGTATTGGTCATACAGAGCGGCGCCGCCCGAATTCGAAAAAGTGCCAGCCGCGCGAGCGTTCGCAACGGCGCGTTGAATCACGGCCGGGTTCGGGAACGCAGTAATACTGGTAGCATCCACCCTCAGCCCGCACCCCGCCTTCCGGCAAGACAATGACAGACTCAACCGACCGCACCGTCTCGCTCGGCCCGCTTCCCTATGTCGTGGCCGCGACGTTCTTCATGGAGTATCTCGACACCACGATCATCGCGACCGCGCTGCCGCAGATGGCGCATTCGTTCAGTACGAGCCCCAATGCGCTGAGTCTCGGCATGAGCGCCTACATGATCGCGCTCGCCATCTTCATTCCCGCAAGCGGCTGGGTGGCGGACCGCTTCGGCTCGCGCAGCGTGTTTTTCAGCGCGATCGTGACCTTCACGCTGGCGTCCTTGCTCTGCGGCATCTCGCAGAACGTGGAGCAGTTTACGGCGGCTCGGGTTCTGCAAGGCATCGGCGGCGCGTTGATGGTGCCGGTCGGCCGCTTGACCGTGGTGCGCAGCGTCGACAAGAAGCAGTTGATGCAGGCCATCTCCACCATCACGTGGCCGGGCATCGTCGCGCCGGTGGTCGGGCCGCCCATCGGCGGCTTCATCACCACGTATGCATCATGGCGCTGGATCTTTCTGCTGAATCTTCCGGTGTGCCTCGTCGTATTGCTGGCCGTGCTGAAGTGGGTGCCGAATCTGCGCAGCGGCGAACGCCGGCCGTTCGATGTCACCGGGCTCATCCTGAGCGGTCTGTCGCTCACCGCCATCCTGTATGGCGCCGATATGGCAAGTCAGCCGGATACCAATCCGTGGGTCGGACTGGCCGTGATCGCGGTTGGTCTCGTCATCGGTGTGATCGCTTATCGGCATGCACTCGTCGCGCGGCATCCGCTCATCGACGTGACGACGCTGCGTATCCCCACGTTCTCGGTGACCGTGGTGACAGGCACGTTTACGCGTATCGGCATCGGCGCCGTGCCTTATCTCATGCCGCTTCTGTTTCAGATCGGCTTCGGGCTGTCCGCGTTCAAGTCGGGCTTGTTACTGCTTGCAAGCGCTCTGGGCAATCTCGGCATGAAGGCGCTCACGACCGGCATCCTCAAGCGCCACGGCTTCAGGAACGTGGCGATCATCAACTGTGCGGTATGCGGCGCGTTCACCATTGCATGCGGTCTGCTCACGCCGGCGTCGCCGCTCGTACTCACGCTGCTCGTGATCTTCGTTTACGGCGTGACGCGCTCGATGCAGTTCACGTCGCTCGCCACGCTCGCTTACGCCGATGTACCGACGCAGCAAATGAGCGCCGCCAACACGATGTGGAACGCGGCGATGCAAATGAGCATCGGGCTCGGCATTGCATTCGGCGCGTTGGCGTTGCGCACGGCATCGGCTTATCACGGCAAGGACGGCGCGCACGCGCACACCTTCACACTCGACGACTTCCGCCTTGCGTTTCTCGCCGCGGGCGTGGTGACGCTCGTGTCGATCTACGGCTACGTGAAGCTCTCGCGGGATGCCGGGCACAAACTCAGCGGCGCATCACGATGAAGCCCGCCGCATGAGCAGCGATAAAAAAACGCCCGCGACGGACCTGTCGCGGGCGTGTTCCATGGCGGGTCATTGACGACTCTCTGCCTACAGGAGAAACACCGCGCGTCAGGAACGGGGTGTCTCTGACACGACCCTCGGTGATGTCCCACAGTATGGGTCTAATAAACGCAATGACATAGGTGAATGCCCGCGCTGACGGTCGAGACGGCACCGTTCGCCACGAATTAGATGTCGTCCTCCATTCGCCCCGATGATTGCAACGCCGTGAGAGCCTGAATGATCGCGAGATGCGTCAACCCTTGCGGCAAGTTCCCGAGGTACTCGCCGGTTTGCGGATCCGCCATCTCAGGGTAGATTCCGACGCCATGCGCGAGCGCTTCGATGGCCGCATCGAAGGCCTTGGTCGCGCGGTCTTTCTGTCCCAGCAACGCGCGAGCTTCGATCTGCCAGAACGTGCATGCGAGAAAACACCCTTCTTCTTCCGACGCACGGCTGTATCGATAGTGATATGCGCCTTCGCCCAGTTCGCGTTGAATGGCGTCGAGCGTACGTTCGGCGCGTTCCTTGCCGTCATAGCGAAAGCGTGTGGCGAGCGCCATGGACGCGTCGAGCTTGTCGCTGCCCGGATACATCACATATGCGCCCTTCTCTTCGGACCAGCCATGTTCGTCGATCCATTGCTCGATGCGATCGCGCTCACGCGCCCATCTATCGCGGCATGTGGTCGGCAACTGCCCGCTATCGGCCAGTTCGACCGCACGCGCGAGCGCTTCCCACGCGCTGAGTTTGGACATCGTGTAATGCTGAGCTTCCTCGAGTTCCCAAATGCCCGCGTCCTTCAGACGCCAGCGGTCGGCGCATTGATCCGCGAGACGCGAGAGCGTCTGAGCGCTCTGTGAATCGAGGATATTCCCCGCGCGCACGAAAACCGCGGCCGTTCCAAAAATATCGCCGTAAATGCCGTGCTGATGCTGATTGGTCGCGGCATTGCCTGTGATGACCGGCGCAGAATTCATGTAACCGGGAAGGCCGGTCTCGTGCACATCCGCGACGACGTCGCCCGACAATGAAAACAACACGCGCGCGCCTTGCGTCTCGATTCGCTTCAGTAGCCACGTAAAGGCCGCCTTCGCTTCTTCCTGCGCATTCATGCGCAAAAACGCCTTGATGGTGTAGCCCGCGTCGCGTATCCAGGCGTAGCGATAGTCGAAGTTCTTCTTGCCGCCAATCCGCTCGGGCAACGATGTAGTCGCGGCCGCTGCAATCGCGCCGCTCGGCGAAAAAAGCAAGAGCTTGAGCGCAAGCGCGCTGCGAATCAGAAGCGGCCGATACGGCCCGTCATAGCGCAGCTTCGTGGTCCACTCGCGCCATTCGTTGTCGGACTTGTCGATGCGCCTGTCGATATCCTCGATTGGCGGCACGACGAGCGGCTCGTCTTCTCCCGCGACGATCGCCACGGTCTCGCGCTGTCCCTTACGCACGACCACATGCGCGACGACACCGGCATCCGCGCGTTCGTCGACGACCACACCTTCGCTATGCAGAAAGAGCCCCAACACGCGGCCCGCATGAAACACCGCGCGTTTGCCGATCATCGAACAATACGGATTGATCGTATCGTCCTGACGCCCGAAGACGATGCGCAAGTCGAATCGCATCTCACCCTCGATGCCTTCAATGCGCCGTGCTAACTCGGCCCAGGGGAGTCTGCCCGCGCCGCCGCTGTTGTGCGACTCGACCAGCCTCGCGCGGCCCGACGCGGTGGTGAAGACGGTCTCGAGCACGTTGCTGTCGTCGCGATAACGCCGCTCGACTTCGAAGGCTTCGGCGGGCGTAATGGCAAAAAAACCGCCTGTTTGCGGATTCAGCAACCGGTCGAAAAGCGGCGGCGAGTCGATGCTCGGTACGCACCACCAGTCGATCGATCCATCCGCTCCGCTCAACGCAACGGAGCGGCCATCGCCCAACGCGCCGTAGGCATCGAGCGGCAGAAAGCCATCGGCGTCACGTCGAGTCTTCTCTTTGCGCGAATTCAATTTTTCGGCACCTTGTCGATGCCTTCGGCCGGATTGCTCGTGTTCACGAGTTCCGGCGACTTCACGGCGCGCAGCGTCTGCAATTGCGCGGACGTGTCGATACGCCGTGTGCGCACGAACGGATCGAGCTTGACCGGTCCACCGGTTTCAAGTGCCCTGACGATGCCTTCGATCACGCGCACATCGGCGAAACCTTCTTCCGCGTCGGGCTCCGGATGCGTGTCGTTCAAGATGCACTCCGAGAAGTACTTCATCTCGCCGCCGAAGTGGTCCGTGTTCTTAAACGAATGATTTTCTTCGTCCTGGCCAATGGTCACGGCCTGTTCGAGCGGCTTGCCGTACGTATAGCACGGCCGCATTGCGATGCTTCCCTTCGTGCCGACAGCAAAGAACGACTCCATTGCGTTGGCCGCATACGACACGACGAACTGCGCGAGCCGGTCGCCGGGAAATTTCAGCGTGACGGCGACGGTGTCGTCGAAATCGCCGAGACCGGCTTCCGGATGCCGCACGCCGACAGCCGAAACAACCTCGGTCGGCTCGTCCTCGAACACGTAGCGCGCGGCGTTGAGCGGATACGGTCCCATGTCGAAGATCGGGCCCGCCGTGATGCCGCTCGTCGCGCGATGGTTTGCCGGGTCCACCTTCTGCACGAACGTGGACGTGAAAAGAATGATGTCGCCGAGCTCTCCCGAACGAATGCGTTCGATGGTCGACAACGTGCCGGGTTCGAAATGCAAACGGTAAGCGACCATCAGTTTCGCCGTCGATGCCTTCGCGGCTTCGATGATCGCCTGACATTGCTGCGTGGATACTTCCAGCGGCTTTTCGACGAGCACATGCACGCCCGCTTTCAGCGCCGGAATGACGAACTCCGCATGGCGCCAGTTCGGCGTGGCAAGGTAGATGGCATCGATGTTGCCGGAGGCGAGCATCTCATCGAATTGCTCATAGCCATAGGTGTGCGCTACATCGTATTGCTCGCTCAATTTGCGCGCCTTCTCGGGATCACTCGTAACGAGCGCGGTGATCTCCGAGTTATCCGTGTGACTCACGCCGGGCATCATCGCTTCCTGCGAGATGTCGCCCAAACCTACGATCGCATAGCGGACTTTCTTGCTCGAACCCAAACCTACTGCGGACAAAATACTCATCGTTGCGCCTCTTTTGGAGAGTGACGGTGACGGACAGGCATGCGCCCGAACGCCGGCCGTGAGACTCAGGGAAGGCGCAACTTTTGTTCCAAGGGGTTAATTTCGTGCGACGGTTACGAACGGCCAGTCAATCCGCGGCCGGCTTCATGAGCAACGTCAACACCGACTCGACCGCGAGCATCCGCTGCTTCTTGCGTGTCGACTTTTTGGCGAAGTCGACATCGAACAGTG is part of the Caballeronia sp. TF1N1 genome and harbors:
- a CDS encoding SDR family oxidoreductase encodes the protein MSQNHRGTALVTGASSGIGAVYAERLARSGYDLILVARNREKLAALAERISNETQKGVEIIDADLNDRTALARVEAKLKDDASITLLVNNAGVGTHTPLLDSDVDAMTRMIDLNVTALTRLTYAAVPGFVARGKGAVINIASIVSIAPELLNGVYGGTKAFVLAFSQSLHHELAAKGVRVQAVLPGATATDFWESGGLPIDNLDPAIVMSAADMVDASLIGFERGELVTIPSLHDGAKYQAYEAARQAMAPELSTNAPAARYAA
- a CDS encoding Gfo/Idh/MocA family protein yields the protein MSILSAVGLGSSKKVRYAIVGLGDISQEAMMPGVSHTDNSEITALVTSDPEKARKLSEQYDVAHTYGYEQFDEMLASGNIDAIYLATPNWRHAEFVIPALKAGVHVLVEKPLEVSTQQCQAIIEAAKASTAKLMVAYRLHFEPGTLSTIERIRSGELGDIILFTSTFVQKVDPANHRATSGITAGPIFDMGPYPLNAARYVFEDEPTEVVSAVGVRHPEAGLGDFDDTVAVTLKFPGDRLAQFVVSYAANAMESFFAVGTKGSIAMRPCYTYGKPLEQAVTIGQDEENHSFKNTDHFGGEMKYFSECILNDTHPEPDAEEGFADVRVIEGIVRALETGGPVKLDPFVRTRRIDTSAQLQTLRAVKSPELVNTSNPAEGIDKVPKN
- a CDS encoding GlxA family transcriptional regulator — protein: MHSIGYLLSDGFQVMAIASQSVFEYANHVAGEPFYRMANYSAHGGEVCSSLGMSVGTRRVSARASVDTWIAAGVNTPLDTPPPREILAFLRRTGTRARRIAGICTGSFVLAEAGLLSNRRATTHWFYAREMQSRFPDVRIEDDRIYIVDGPIWTSAGMTAGLDLALAMVEKDLGPDVARSVAHKLVMPQRRSGGQSQHSEMLDLAPKSDRIQNALNYARKNLGRPLTVEELAGEAHLSPRQFSRVFTEETGQSPAKAIEALRLEAARLMIEKSRHPLETIAKETGFRDRRHMREAFMRGFGLPPQEVRRRV
- a CDS encoding glycoside hydrolase family 15 protein translates to MNSRKEKTRRDADGFLPLDAYGALGDGRSVALSGADGSIDWWCVPSIDSPPLFDRLLNPQTGGFFAITPAEAFEVERRYRDDSNVLETVFTTASGRARLVESHNSGGAGRLPWAELARRIEGIEGEMRFDLRIVFGRQDDTINPYCSMIGKRAVFHAGRVLGLFLHSEGVVVDERADAGVVAHVVVRKGQRETVAIVAGEDEPLVVPPIEDIDRRIDKSDNEWREWTTKLRYDGPYRPLLIRSALALKLLLFSPSGAIAAAATTSLPERIGGKKNFDYRYAWIRDAGYTIKAFLRMNAQEEAKAAFTWLLKRIETQGARVLFSLSGDVVADVHETGLPGYMNSAPVITGNAATNQHQHGIYGDIFGTAAVFVRAGNILDSQSAQTLSRLADQCADRWRLKDAGIWELEEAQHYTMSKLSAWEALARAVELADSGQLPTTCRDRWARERDRIEQWIDEHGWSEEKGAYVMYPGSDKLDASMALATRFRYDGKERAERTLDAIQRELGEGAYHYRYSRASEEEGCFLACTFWQIEARALLGQKDRATKAFDAAIEALAHGVGIYPEMADPQTGEYLGNLPQGLTHLAIIQALTALQSSGRMEDDI
- a CDS encoding molybdopterin-dependent oxidoreductase, which codes for MSFAHDFKRLASLLLLLALLPFAVTACGGNDDSPPAPKATLSVSGEVATPGNLTLAQIQALPATTQTVSFGSGTGQQSHVYTGATVWSVLNQAGIVVNSAVHNDVLGKYVVATGSDNYRALFAMGELSPDFGNRGDLVAYAETLNGASAALNSTDGPLRVTAPGDVKGGRYVSNLVKLEVHSAMSTVTAGGGGLTTQFQLLGALNHPATFDTAALQALPPVTRTAGGNSYTGASLWDLINAAGIQTNTATKNDLLGFYVIATGSDGYRVVISLAELSPDFGNQPDIVAYAMNGAPLTSTGFARLVIPNDGKAGRYVSNLVALEVVSAPR
- a CDS encoding TonB-dependent siderophore receptor, translated to MRPSTLATLLLFATSQSALAQQSDTGSSTSGNATEATLPAVSVTASSDTDQGQHLRRDVSTGALGTRTQLDTPYSTTIVTGEELADRQAKKLGDVFAQDASVSDNSNPYNAWASYITVRGMQLDWQNGYRIDGQPFNAYGITMPYEQLESVELLKGLSGFMYGFGAPGGVVNYVTKKPPVTDKQIASVDVGYASTAVWSEHVDLGGRIGPNSMFGYRFNATHEEGKTYNDGNVRRDSFSLSADARLTKDLTATFGALYQERHASGITTAISTAQYTGASLPATLSGGSSTLVTPDQHLNTNLQLYTAGLRYNLNQDWTLSASYSFSKSTRYRNESTYNLLDPAGNYDDFRFEGKEGHQLNAWQVMAEGLVKTGPLQHQLVFGAAYQKQTNDNTANSFYDQIGTGNIYQPNVNRYDSSGFYTYRNADITQKALFASDTIALTERWSVLGGVRYTNYEQHGYGIDGTTTSTYSQNGVVTPSVALMFKLTPGTTLYASYVESLEAGNVVGDFYANAGAILNPLRSKQYEVGVKSQNERWSATAALFRIERGAQYANGDNVFVEDGESIFEGMEAGADVRIGRDWTVGGDLMWIATHYKKGSTFDGNRVAGAPGFVAAAHVNYAVPVVPGLTLGANAKFTGNTNLRPSGDLNVPGFMIYSLGATYTTRIAGHNVGVRAAIDNLTNRRYWEFQYADYIQPGEPRTVSVNARLEF
- a CDS encoding SDR family oxidoreductase translates to MKTTGNTIFITGGTSGIGRALAEAFHQRGNQVIVAGRRRALLDEVASANPGIDTVELDIADAAQIRSVAAQLIAKYPALNVVINNAGIMPFDDAGGALDDEAAVRLIDTNLLGTVRVSAAFVEHLKTQQQAYIVNNSSVLAFVPLAATALYSATKAAIHSYSMSQRFVLRDSSVRVLEIAPPWVDTDLVHKSGDPRAMQLEAFIAEIMQKLPEATTEVVVDAAKPLRDNAGPNEHAFVEQFNQFVTDNPIPVA
- a CDS encoding DHA2 family efflux MFS transporter permease subunit; amino-acid sequence: MTDSTDRTVSLGPLPYVVAATFFMEYLDTTIIATALPQMAHSFSTSPNALSLGMSAYMIALAIFIPASGWVADRFGSRSVFFSAIVTFTLASLLCGISQNVEQFTAARVLQGIGGALMVPVGRLTVVRSVDKKQLMQAISTITWPGIVAPVVGPPIGGFITTYASWRWIFLLNLPVCLVVLLAVLKWVPNLRSGERRPFDVTGLILSGLSLTAILYGADMASQPDTNPWVGLAVIAVGLVIGVIAYRHALVARHPLIDVTTLRIPTFSVTVVTGTFTRIGIGAVPYLMPLLFQIGFGLSAFKSGLLLLASALGNLGMKALTTGILKRHGFRNVAIINCAVCGAFTIACGLLTPASPLVLTLLVIFVYGVTRSMQFTSLATLAYADVPTQQMSAANTMWNAAMQMSIGLGIAFGALALRTASAYHGKDGAHAHTFTLDDFRLAFLAAGVVTLVSIYGYVKLSRDAGHKLSGASR